A genomic window from Lotus japonicus ecotype B-129 chromosome 1, LjGifu_v1.2 includes:
- the LOC130722698 gene encoding metacaspase-9-like, translating into MVVWPAAVALMEEEEEEEEEEGGAVMVDVLHGCINDVLAMRDMLVKRFGFNPKNIELLTDEPGSSSPMPTGSNIKQALASMIDQAETGDVLYFHYSGHGTRFPSEKLGHPYHPYRYEEAIVPCDLVCLTFLLNILFGLHFRQLVNKLPKGTSLTILSDSCYSGGLIDKEKEQTGPSSLVHKNNSSLKLTNTPKTIPFESILQHLSSLTNIDTTNIGTHLLEFFGFEASSRFQLPSRDLDLLNLNQPLRHDERILLSGCQADETSADIKLNASGGKAYGAFSNAVQMVLKENPGQLSNREVVMKARNLLQTQGIVQHPCLYCSDENANVAFLRQHQNSDL; encoded by the exons ATGGTGGTGTGGCCAGCGGCAGTGGCtctcatggaagaagaagaagaagaagaagaagaagaaggaggcgcAGTGATGGTG GATGTGTTGCATGGCTGCATAAACGATGTGTTGGCCATGAGGGACATGCTTGTGAAGCGTTTTGGGTTCAATCCGAAAAACATTGAGCTCCTCACAGATGAGCCTGGCTCTTCATCACCTATGCCTACTGGTTCCAACATTAAGCAGGCATTAGCTAGCATGATTGATCAAGCTGAAACAGGGGATGTGCTTTATTTTCATTATAGTGGACATGGAACAAGGTTCCCTTCAGAGAAACTTGGCCACCCCTACCACCCCTACCGCTATGAGGAAGCAATTGTGCCTTGTGACTTGGTTTGTCTAACTTTCCTCTTAAACATCCT ATTTGGACTTCACTTCAGGCAACTGGTGAACAAGCTGCCAAAGGGAACAAGCCTCACAATTCTCTCAGACTCATGCTATAGTGGTGGCCTCATTGACAAAGAGAAGGAACAAACTGGACCATCTTCACTGGTTCATAAAAATAACTCATCATTGAAACTCACTAACACCCCCAAGACAATCCCTTTTGAGTCCATACTTCAACACCTCTCATCACTAACAAACATAGACACCACAAATATTGGAACCCATCTGCTAGAATTCTTCGGCTTCGAAGCCAGTTCGAGGTTTCAGCTCCCTTCGCGTGATCTTGATTTGTTGAACTTGAACCAACCACTGAGGCATGATGAGAGGATTCTGTTGAGTGGTTGCCAAGCTGATGAGACCTCTGCAGACATTAAGCTGAATGCGAGTGGCGGAAAGGCGTATGGAGCATTTAGCAATGCGGTTCAGATGGTGTTGAAGGAGAACCCGGGTCAGCTGAGCAATAGAGAAGTTGTGATGAAGGCCAGGAATTTGCTGCAAACACAGGGAATTGTGCAGCATCCTTGCCTCTATTGCAGTGATGAGAATGCTAATGTTGCCTTCTTGCGACAACATCAGAACTCAGATTTATGA